AAATATTATATCAAAAAGGAGAAAGAAATGAGACCAATAGGATATCGGCTTAATGTTGAAGTTTCGGGTATTGAAGAACTTAAGGAAGCCTGTAAAGAAGTATCAAAAAAAGCCGAAGAATTGCAAGAAGCAATCGATCGACTTAGCATTATTGAAGTTGAATTAAAAGCCAAGCCTGTCAATAATTAGACTTTCTGTCTAAGATAAAACAAAAAAGCACCTGACGGCAATCAGGCGCACACTTAAATATTCAACATGATTATAACACGAAAGGGGAAGAAATGAAAGTCACAGTATATGCTTACGGTAGAAAATTAGAACCAGATGAAGAAATCGTAGTTCCAGCGGGACATCAGTTCTATAACGTTGTAGATGGAATTCTTGAAAATATGGAGAATGTAGCATGAATCTACTAACCAAAATCAAGAACAGACTGTATAGAGAATTTAACACAGACTGGAAAGTTGTTGCTATGGATTTAAATCGAGACAATAATGAATTAAGAAATCAAATGAAAGTGTTGATTCAAGAAAATGTGGATTTGAGAAGAATTTTACAAATGTATAAGGAGAAAGAAAATGTTTGAACCACCGATTTTAAACCAGTTTTTAGGAACTGGCGCAGTGATTTTAGGATTTATCAGCGCAGGGTTTCTAGCTCATCAGTTAGAAAAGCAAAAAGAGGAAGAAAGACGACTTCAAGAAGAATATGACACGCAAGTGGTTAGAGCTTGTAATGAATTGCTTGAAATGGGGCGTGAGATTGAGCGCCAAGAAATTCGCAAGAACATTCGCAGAGAGTTTCCTGGTTTCACATACGACAATGAACCGCCTGTAGGTTTGCGACCTGAGCCGTTAGCTTTGCCAGAACCACGGAGTGTACGATATACAAATCGTATGGGATAGACAAGCGTGGGATTTATCCACTTGCAAGCGTAGAGAGAAGATGCGTGACCTTGAGATGATGGCGCATATGCAACATGAAATAGATGATCTCAAGAAGCAATTGCAAAAGGAACAATCCTTAAGAAAGAGATTAGAAGCAGAGAATTTCCAACTGAAACTAAGGAGGAAATGATGTACTTATGGAAATGTACGTGCGCAGATTGTGGACGTGAGTTTGATTGGTATGATAACTATCCACCTCTTGAATGTGTGAAATGTGAGAGCGTGGAAATAAAAAATGAATTTAAAGGAAGGGCGTATGATTAAATGACTCAAGCGGAACGAATTAGGGAATATTACAAAGACCACCCTACTGCCTCATATGATGAAGTAGCTGAGGTTGTCGGAACTTCAAATAGTAATGTGAGGGTTAATCTTTTTAAAGACCTCAAGGCAGGCAGATGTGTCCGCTTAGAAGATGAGTCAATTGACTACTCGCCTTACTTTAACCACAAGAAATCACTCACAGAGTTGTTTGATTGGAAGAATGACACTAGACGTGAGTGGGTAGATATGCTGACAAGAGCAGCAGAGAAAGAAACAGATAGCAACGTTATGCGTTTGCTGATTAAAGAAGCAAATAAACTAATGAAAGAGGTAACGAAATAATGGCCAGTTTATATGAACTAACAGGACAATACCTTGAAATCTATAACATGGAACTAGACGAAGAAACCAAACTAGATACCTTGGATTCTATTGATTGGGAAACTGAGTACGAAACCAAGGTTGAGAATTATATCAAGGTTATGAAGAATATCGATGCGGATGTTGAAGCTCGTAAAGCGGAAATTAAACGCTTGACGGAACTAAACAAGGCAGATGAGAAGAAGAAAGACCATTTGAAAGATACACTATCGGCAAGCATGAACATGACAGGTCATGAACGTGTGGATACACCACTTTTCAAGGTATCATTCCGCAAATCTCAAGCAGTTGAAGTAGACGAAACAGTCTTGCCAGAAGCCTACAAGGTAGCAACGTGGAAACCTGACAAGAAACGTTTGAAAGAGGATTTGAAGAACGGACTTGAAATCATTGGTGCCAGCTTAGTTGAAAGAAAGAATTTGAGTATAAGATGAAAATAACAAAAGCAACAGAAATTACGAACGATGATGCCTGTTACCTGATCTATGGAAATCCAGGTTTTGGAAAAACGACTACCATCTCATTCATTCCAGGGAAGACACTGGTAATTAATATCGATAAATCAGCCAAAGTGTTAGCTGGTAATCCTAACATCGATATTGCAGACGTTGATACACATAAGATTTGGGATGAATGGTTGACTGTCGTGAAAGAATTACTTCAAGGGGCAGGTAAGCCATACGATACTATCGTTGTGGATAACGTATCTGAATTATTTAGAGCGTGTCTTGCCAATCTTGGCCGAGATGGAAAAAACCATCGGGTACCAACGCAGGCGGATTACCAGAGGGTCGATTTTACGATTTTGGATAGTCTACGAGCCTTGTTGCAATTAAATAAACGGATTGTATTCACGGCTTGGGAAACGTCTGATCAGTGGTCAGATGAGAATGGCATGATTTACAACAGGGCCATGCCAGATATTCGTTCCAAAATCTTAAACAACTTTCTTGGTTTAACAGATGTAGTCGCTCGTTTAGTCAAGAAAACGACAGACGACGGTGAGGAAGTGAGAGGATTCATTTTACAACCGAGCGCCAGCGTCTATGCCAAGAATCGTTTGGACGATAGAAAGGGGTGTAAAGTAGATGAGCTTTTCGCTCAGAGATTACCAGAAGGAACTGATAATTGACGTTATCAAATCCATGAAAGCAGGCAATCGAAAGATAATGGTGCAATCCCCACCCCGTTCAGGGAAAACAGTCGTGATGTCTTATATCGCTAAAAATGCGACAGATAAAGATAAGACGGTATTGTTTTTCAGCCACAGGAAAGAAATCAATGAGCAGGTTTATGAGACCTTTAAACGTGGAGGAGTTAATCTCGATAAGGTTATCATCGGAACGGTTGGGAGTATTGTACGAAAGTTAGAACGATTGCCTCAATTCGATGTAATCTTAGTAGATGAAGCGCATCATATCAAAGCAAAACAATATCAGACAATCTTAAATTATTTCAG
This portion of the Streptococcus mitis B6 genome encodes:
- a CDS encoding AAA family ATPase, which produces MKITKATEITNDDACYLIYGNPGFGKTTTISFIPGKTLVINIDKSAKVLAGNPNIDIADVDTHKIWDEWLTVVKELLQGAGKPYDTIVVDNVSELFRACLANLGRDGKNHRVPTQADYQRVDFTILDSLRALLQLNKRIVFTAWETSDQWSDENGMIYNRAMPDIRSKILNNFLGLTDVVARLVKKTTDDGEEVRGFILQPSASVYAKNRLDDRKGCKVDELFAQRLPEGTDN
- a CDS encoding siphovirus Gp157 family protein encodes the protein MASLYELTGQYLEIYNMELDEETKLDTLDSIDWETEYETKVENYIKVMKNIDADVEARKAEIKRLTELNKADEKKKDHLKDTLSASMNMTGHERVDTPLFKVSFRKSQAVEVDETVLPEAYKVATWKPDKKRLKEDLKNGLEIIGASLVERKNLSIR